ATGCGCAATGTATCCCGGCGACCTGGTGTTTACACATTCATGGCCTGCAAATTTAAAACCATTCTATATTATGACAAAAGATGCAAGATCTGATGCAAAATATAGTGAAGGGTTTGACGCATTATATTTAGGCGTGGAAATATCTTCGGGGGGTCAAAGGATTCACCTTCCCGAACTTTTGATTGAAAGGTTAAAAACTAAGGGATGCGACCCGAAAAATTTTAAGTCGTATATTGACAGTTTCAGGTACGGCGCGCCGCCCCATGCGGGATGGAGCATTGGCCTGGAACGCCTAACCCAGCAAATTTGCGGTTTAGACAATGTTAAAGAAGCTACAATGTTCCCTAGGGATAGGGACAGATTGATACCGTAAAACTTATAAAACCACTAAATTTATTAAGATTAGAATGGGGACGTAGCTCAACCCGGGAGAGCACTAGACTGAAGCTCTAGGTGTCGGGGGTTCAAATATTAGCGCCTGAAGTGTTAATACTTCGAACGCCAGTAAGAAAATCCCTCCGTCCCCATCTATTATTTTTTAATATTTATAATTCTACCCGATAGCAATATTTTTCAGAATTGATGCAGCAATAAAATTAAATACTAGTATAACAACAAATGCTAAACCGGAATAAAGTATTGTGCCCCGAATTAAATTTTTCCCGAGAACATAACGCTCAGCTAGTTTATCTGAACCGTTTTCAATCGTATTTACTAATATTGACAAAATATAAATAATTTGTATAATGTAAAGTCCGACTATTATCTGAAAATAATAAGTTGGCATGCCGTCCCCAAGTAATTCTTTTATTCCTTCCAGCCCTTTTAAGCCTGCCATTCCGCTCCCGCTTGAAACTTTATCCATTAAAAAAGTAAGTTTCCCAAGAATAGTTGTAACCATTGAAGTTATACCGATAACAATGCCGGCTATAACCGGAGCCATAAACTTAATTTGCGAGTTCATTGAAGATACTATTTCAGCCATTAAATCTCTTAAGCGTTCATCAACTTTATGTATCTCCTTTATGTACTGTGATATATTTACAAGCGTTTGCGCAGCAACTTTAGGGCCTTTGCTTGTTGCCTGCGTCAAAACTTTCATTGAAGACTTAATCATATTAGAAGGATACTTTATAATTGCGCCAACCTTAGAATCAAAAATTGCGTTTTCAACGCTCATCCCTAACCGGGTTATATTATTAGAAACAATATTCATAAAATCTCCTGAAAATGTTCCCTTCATAGACTCAGAAACTTTACCAAATGCAACCTCCATTGGCAAACCATCTCCCAGCCTGTTGCCTAATTGAAACAGAGCAGATGCAAACTCTTTTTCCAGAAGTTTTGATTTTTCCCTTATTTCAATAACATTTTTAGAAATAAACTGATAATATGTGCCTATTCCAAATCCAAACGCAATTACAATTGCAATGCTCAATATTGCTGCACCTATGCCATATGGCCCAAAAGAAAGACCTACTAATGGTCCTTTATCTGCAGAACTTTCTCTATATTCTAACAAACAAAAAGTAGAACCGCATGAACTCGTAGTATCTTCATCTAAAAACCCAATATCCGCAAATCCAAAAGCGTGAAATATTAAAGGGCTTATCCCTATAATAAAAAAACCGATTCCTATGATTAAAGAAATAAATAATGGATTTATAGACATTTCAAATTTGCCAAGCCTAATTAATATGTTCCTATACTTTTGTAGTTCAGGGCTGGTTTCCGCTATATCAGAATCACCGTAACCGGTGGGCCGGTTAGCAAGGATACTTTTACCTAAATAAAATACACCTACGGGTAAAATAAAATTATACAATGTTGCAATATACATTGCAAGTGTTGTTGGCGCTACAGAACCAGTTGTCATAAAACTAACAATTAATGGCAAAATAACTAGGCCTAAAATCGGTAATATAACCCCTAACATATGCAACATCGTGATAGGTGATTGTAAGCTATGCGCGAAATGCAGCATTTTTTCATATGTACCTTCAAGTATTACTTCTAACGATTTATCAAGTAATGCAAGCCTTCTAACCTCGGTGCCTTCATATAATGACCCTTCAATTAAATGCATTGATTCGATGAATTCAGTATTCCACTTTCTCCATGATTCAAGGTATGTATCAAGAGATTCTTTGATTGAAGAATAAACCCCTGTTTCAACATTCCAGATTAACCTTTTAAAATCAAGAGACAATGGTTGAGTTAAATAATCGGATGCAAATTTAATTGCACCCTCAAGATTAGAAGTATGTCTCATATATGTTACAATATAAAACACCCCTATTATCATTTGATTGCTGGCTTTAACTCGCCAATCATCTGCAAAATATTCCGGAATCTTGTTTAGAATAAACATTAGGATAACCCCTAATATCAAAAAAACAAACACTAAAAAAAAACTGGGTTCAGGTAAAAACAAAGCAGTGAATAAATAACCCATTAAAGAACCAATGAACATTAATAATATAGGCCCTAACACTGAAAAACTCACTACCCCTGAAGGCGTAACATTCAAATGCGCAATTTTGATATTTTCTTCAAGCGCAGCTAAACTTTTTTGATCTGGAGAAATTTGAATAATTTTTTCACTAATATTACACACTTTTTCATAAAAAGACATCCTTTTCGGCATCATCTCTTTTCTAAACTGCAAATACTCAATAGATTCAATGCTTTCAGTTTGGGCTTTACTGCCAATTTGGGAGATAATCCTTTTCTGATATTTCTGAATTAAATCCTTTACATCTGATGATACCATTAATATTCCTCTTTTTTTGATGACTAATTTTACCTAAATCTAACTAACACATATATTAGATATATTTAATATTATAAAGTTTGTGATTTTAATGCGTGATCCAAAAAAGATATTGTCTGTATAAATTTAATGCTAAATAAATCAAATTAGTTTCATCTTTTCAAGTCAGTTTTAAAAATATTCATTTGTTCGTTTTAATATCCCTTTTCTTAACTTCTCTTTTCAACCATTCTTCCCATTCAAAAAAAATTCTGCCGGAGTCCAGTCCGCCGACTTCATTTTGTACTTCCTCAACAATATTATGAAACATGTCATTTGCAAGTATAACAAAATGCGCTTCTAATAATGCCAGATCTTTCAAATTATCTGAATATTCAACCAGTGTTTGTTTTATCTTTGCACGTAAAGTTATATTATCCCAGACTGCATCCCAATTACCTGCAAGACCTCTTATATTTCCAGCAACGGCTTTCAAAATTTCAGAATCTCCATTAATCAGATCCTGAGACGGCAGTAATCTGTCGCTTTCAACATCATATTTCATCAAATCAACAAATCCTCCTTCTAACATAGGATCATTTTCCCAATGTTTTCTAACTTCAGTAATTTGCGTAATTCGTCTAACCCTCCTTGTGCCTGATGCAGACCTAATCGGGTTCGCAACAATTATTAAGTCTGTTGCCTTGAACGAAGTTCTTGGGACTCCAATATCATTTACAACCCTGTCAAAAACACCATATGGGGATTCAGCATGAATCGTGCCAGCTACAACATTAGCAGCTGCGCCAACCCTCATTGCTTCATACAAAGCAATAGCTTCCTGTGAACGCACCTCACCCACAAACAACGCAGAATCTCCTAAACGCAAAGTTGCTCTAATACCATCAGTTGCAGTTACTTCAGCGCTCCCTTCTTTAGCAAGCGCGCCGGCAACTTTCATCTGTTGGAGGTTATAGCCCTCTTTAATCAATTGCTTACTTGGTAATTCCAGCGTATCTTCAATTGTGATTATCCTATATCGCCTCATAATCTCAACTAATAATGACCCCAAAAATGAAGTTTTACCTGAAGATCTCGTGCCGCAAACCAAGATTGTTCTTGTGCCGTCTACCAAAAAACTAATCAACCCTGCTGCAAGTGGGTCAATCATACCCGCTTTAATAAAGAGCGGCAGCGTCCAAGGTTCATCTCTGTGGCGGCGGAAAGAATATGCCAGCCCGGTAGGGTTTAAAGGAGAAGTTATAACTGAAACTCTTGTTGATGCAACTGACAATGAAACTTCAGTATCTAAAATAGGATTAGCCTCGTCTAATGGGCGCCCTGACATCAGCCTTAATTTTGTTGCCCATGACTCAGATTCAGTTTTAGTAGGATAAATATTGGTATAACAGTCCCCAAAATCCTGATGAACAATAAAAATGGGTGTTTGCCCCATCGGGCTGTTTACTGAAATATCCTGTATTTTTTCATCAGCAAGTAAAACCTCAATTAAACCAAATCCGACAGTGTAACGAACTAAAATATCTACTATTTCCTTTATTTCATCCTGTGTAAACCCATAATTTTTACTGGTTGAAAGCTCTTCAACAAGATCCAAGCCCACTTTATAAAAAACATCTCTCATCCTTTCAGGATTAATAAATTCTTCTTTACTCGGTTTATACTCAGCAAGAATATTTCGGGCAATATCCAATATTTCATATTTTTCTTCTGAAAGCTTAAACTCTGGCGGGAATATATGATAAAGATTTTTTACTGAATCCGGAAACTTAAAAATAGTAACTTCTGATTCTCCAACATTATAAGAATCCACTTCTTCACCATTTGAAGGATAAGTAGACATTAGCCTTGTATACATGAAATCTGGTTTAGTTGTGGGAGTAAAAATATTATTATATATCCTTCTATCGCCAGGCGTAAATCCAGCTAAAAAAGGAGAAAGCGCCTGGATCATTTGAGTTTTTTCAAGTGCGTCGCCAATATAATCTAATAATTTAATAAACTTATTATATTCACTAATTAATCTTTGATCACTCACCCCCTTTAACCTAATTTTTTCCTGGCGAGATAACCTTCTTATTTCAATATACGCTCCGGCCGGATCGCTTTTAAAAGTCCTATAAAAAACTTCTTGAAATTTTGCAAGAGAAGCGCCCATAACTCTTGCGCTGTATGAATCAGATAATAATGTCTGGAAATAATGTAAATAACCCTCTTTAACCAAACTTTTATATAATTGCGCAATTTCAACAAGTAATTGTGTTTGAGAATAATCATACTCATAATCTCTTTTCTGCAAAAAAACTATCTTTCCTACCGGTCCGGTCTCTATCAACCTCTCAATAGTTCTGGCCATACAAGTAGAATCATCCTCAATAGAAGGAATATTTAAATTAATTTCATAATCAATTTTAAGGATAGATTCATCCCCTTCCTTAATCAATTCATAATCAGAACTTTTTTCTTCTTCAGCCAACCTATTAACCCCTGAATATTTTACAAACGCATATGTATACAAACCTATATGTATAGTTACAGCCATTTTGTGAAATTAATCTCAAATACACTGTATCTGGGATTTAGTTTATATTCTTTAATAACTAACACAATTAGTGATAGTTAACAAATACCCACAAACAAAATCCTTATAAACTTATAATATTTATAAACTTATAATCAATTAATATTAGAGATAGAATATTTATAAACTTTTGGATGATAGAATATGACCGATTTTATTGGAAATTTAATAAATCAAGTTAAAGGTACTAAAAATGTTAATACTAGTGCAAATAAACCCGAAAATCCAGAACCAAAAGAAGAAACCCCTGAACAGGTAACACAGTTCATTGAAAAACTTAATAATCTGAACAGATCAATAAGAACTTTAGAAGAACGGTACAACAATTTACGGAGGAAAACACAGCTTACAGACCACAATATACTAGTACAACACCAAAAACTAAATAAGGAATTAAAAATCAATGATTCTGATCTAATTGATATTAAAAGAGATTTACAAAAAATTAACATTAAAATAAATATGTTAGAAAAAGAGTTAGAGCTTTGCGGGAAAAAACAAGACCTCGATATACTTGCAAAATATATAGGTTATTGGCGGCCTTTAAACTTTATAACCCAGGCTGAAGCTGAAAAAATGATACAAACGGCATTATCTGTTAAAGGTGCCCCTATTCAAGAAACCATTATTCCGAAAAAGAAAAAAGAGGGAGAAAGGGGGATTTATTAAGGCTCTAACAACATATAAATTATAGCCAATATAAAAAGTCAATCGAAACACGCACAAGCAGTGCTATATGACTCAAGCTACGAGCGAAGCGGAGTGGCGAAAGCAAGGAGCGTAGCAACGAAGAGTCACGAAGGCATGTTACTTTAGTTCATTTTATATGTAGAACTTTTATTAAAAATATCACAAAAAACTTCAAATTACGCGAAAGATTTGTATATTTA
This DNA window, taken from Candidatus Woesearchaeota archaeon, encodes the following:
- a CDS encoding type II/IV secretion system ATPase subunit — its product is MAVTIHIGLYTYAFVKYSGVNRLAEEEKSSDYELIKEGDESILKIDYEINLNIPSIEDDSTCMARTIERLIETGPVGKIVFLQKRDYEYDYSQTQLLVEIAQLYKSLVKEGYLHYFQTLLSDSYSARVMGASLAKFQEVFYRTFKSDPAGAYIEIRRLSRQEKIRLKGVSDQRLISEYNKFIKLLDYIGDALEKTQMIQALSPFLAGFTPGDRRIYNNIFTPTTKPDFMYTRLMSTYPSNGEEVDSYNVGESEVTIFKFPDSVKNLYHIFPPEFKLSEEKYEILDIARNILAEYKPSKEEFINPERMRDVFYKVGLDLVEELSTSKNYGFTQDEIKEIVDILVRYTVGFGLIEVLLADEKIQDISVNSPMGQTPIFIVHQDFGDCYTNIYPTKTESESWATKLRLMSGRPLDEANPILDTEVSLSVASTRVSVITSPLNPTGLAYSFRRHRDEPWTLPLFIKAGMIDPLAAGLISFLVDGTRTILVCGTRSSGKTSFLGSLLVEIMRRYRIITIEDTLELPSKQLIKEGYNLQQMKVAGALAKEGSAEVTATDGIRATLRLGDSALFVGEVRSQEAIALYEAMRVGAAANVVAGTIHAESPYGVFDRVVNDIGVPRTSFKATDLIIVANPIRSASGTRRVRRITQITEVRKHWENDPMLEGGFVDLMKYDVESDRLLPSQDLINGDSEILKAVAGNIRGLAGNWDAVWDNITLRAKIKQTLVEYSDNLKDLALLEAHFVILANDMFHNIVEEVQNEVGGLDSGRIFFEWEEWLKREVKKRDIKTNK